From the Oryza glaberrima chromosome 5, OglaRS2, whole genome shotgun sequence genome, one window contains:
- the LOC127773539 gene encoding glutamine--tRNA ligase-like yields the protein MATGEAAAPPELASFLAIGLDQRTAENALANRKVTANLAAVIAEAGVSGCDKSVGNLLYTVATKYPANALVHRPVVIQYIVSSKIKTPAQLDAALSFLSTLGPDPLDTAKFEETCGVGVVVSTEEIQSMVTDILKENMEAIVEQRYHINVGSLCGQVRKWHPWGDAKFIKEEIDKRLTEILGPKTEADNVKPVKKKKEKPAKVEEKKTAVAAPAPPSEEELNPYSIFPQPEENLKVHTEIFFSDGNIWRAHNRKDILEKHLKATGGKVMTRFPPEPNGYLHIGHAKAMFIDFGLAKERNGHCYLRFDDTNPEAEKKEYIDHIQEIVRWMGWEPYKVTYTSDYFQELYELAVCLIKKGLAYVDHQTPEEIKEYREKQMNSPWRDRPIEESLKLFEDMRHGLVAEGKATLRMKQDMQNDNKNMADLIAYRIKFTPHPHAGDKWFIYPSYDYAHCLVDSLENITHSLCTLEFDIRRPSYYWLLVALDQYQPYVWEYSRLNISNNVMSKRKLNKLVTEKWVDGWDDPRLLTLAGLRRRGVSSTAINSFIRGMGITRSDNSLIRVERLEYHIREELNKVAPRAMVVLHPLKVVITNLDYGTIIDLDAKKWPDAPGDDASAYYKVPFSRTVYIEQSDFRVKDSKDYYGLAPGKTVLLRYAFPIKCTEVIYGDNSDNIIEIRAEYDPSKATKPKGVLHWVAEPSPGVNPLKVEIRLFEKLFLSENPVELEDWLGDLNPRSKEVIKGAYAVPSLATAALGDKFQFERLGYFAVDSDSTAEELVFNRTVTLRDSYGKAGPK from the exons ATGGCGaccggagaggcggcggcgccgccggagctggCGTCGTTCCTGGCCATCGGGCTTGACCAGCGCACGGCGGAGAACGCCCTCGCCAACCGCAAGGTCACCgccaacctcgccgccgtcatcgccgag GCTGGTGTTAGTGGGTGTGACAAATCTGTGGGGAATCTTCTCTACACT GTCGCGACGAAGTATCCGGCGAATGCCCTGGTGCATCGTCCCGTTGTCATCCAATACATTGTGTCGTCAAAG ATCAAGACCCCCGCGCAATTAGATGCTGCTCTGTCGTTTCTTTCTACTTTGGGTCCTGATCCATTGGACACAGCAAAGTTTGAAGAGACATGTGGAGTGG GGGTGGTTGTTTCAACTGAAGAGATTCAGTCAATGGTCACTGATATCCTGAAGGAAAACATGGAAGCCATAGTTGAACAGCGATATCATATAAATG TTGGCAGCTTGTGCGGACAGGTTAGGAAGTGGCACCCCTGGGGCGATGCTAAGTTCATAAAG GAGGAAATTGATAAAAGGCTTACAGAGATTCTTGGTCCAAAGACAGAAGCTGACAATGTAAAGCCTgtgaaaaagaagaaggagaagcccGCAAAAGTTGAG GAGAAAAAAACTGCGGTAGCTGCTCCTGCTCCACCATCTGAGGAAGAACTTAATCCCTACTCCATATTTCCTCAACCGGAGGAAAACTTAAAG GTCCATACAGAAATTTTCTTCAGCGATGGAAATATATGGAGAGCACACAACAGAAAGGACATTTTAGAGAAACATCTTAAAGCAACTGGAGGAAAAGTGATGACCCGCTTTCCCCCAGAGCCTAATGGCTACCTTCATATTGGTCATGCTAAG GCTATGTTTATTGATTTTGGACTGGCTAAAGAGCGCAACGGACATTGTTACCTTAG GTTTGATGATACAAACCCTGAGGCggagaagaaagaatatatagatcACATTCAAGAAATTGTCCGATGGATGGGCTGGGAGCCTTATAAAGTTACCTATACAAGTGACTATTTCCAAGAATTATATGAACTTGCTGTTTGTTTGATAAAGAAGGGACTAGCTTATGTCGATCACCAG ACACCAGAAGAGATAAAGGAGTATAGAGAAAAGCAAATGAATAGTCCATGGAGGGATAGGCCTATAGAAGAGTCACTGAAACTGTTTGAAGATATGAGGCATGGGTTGGTTGCTGAGGGAAAGGCAACTCTTAGGATGAAACAAGACATGCAGAATGATAACAAGAACATGGCTGACTTAATAGCATATAGAATAAAG TTTACACCTCATCCCCATGCTGGCGACAAGTGGTTTATCTATCCAAGCTATGACTATGCTCATTGTTTGGTTGACTCTCTTGAAAACATTACCCATTCG TTGTGCACACTAGAATTTGACATACGTCGTCCTTCATACTACTGGCTGCTCGTAGCCCTGGACCAGTACCAGCCATATGTTTGGGAATATTCAAGGTTAAACATATCAAACAATGTTATGTCCAAGCGAAAG CTAAATAAACTTGTGACAGAGAAGTGGGTAGATGGGTGGGATGATCCTCGCCTGTTGACACTTGCAGGACTACGGCGGAGAGGAGTATCATCAACAGCAATTAACTCCTTTATTCGTGGAATGGGCATAACAAGGAG TGACAACAGTTTGATACGCGTAGAACGCCTTGAGTATCATATTAGAGAAGAGCTCAACAAAGTAGCTCCTCGTGCTATGGTTGTTTTGCATCCCCTAAAG GTTGTTATAACTAATTTAGACTATGGAACAATAATAGACCTTGATGCAAAAAAGTGGCCCGATGCTCCAGGAGATGATGCTTCGGCCTATTACAAG GTTCCATTCTCAAGAACTGTCTACATCGAGCAGTCTGATTTTCGTGTAAAGGATTCAAAAGATTATTATGGGCTTGCTCCTGGTAAAACAGTACTACTAAG GTATGCATTCCCAATAAAATGTACGGAAGTTATCTATGGTGATAATTCAGATAATATCATTGAAATCCGAGCGGAGTATGACCCTTCGAAGGCTACAAAACCAAAG GGTGTGTTGCACTGGGTTGCCGAACCTTCTCCAGGTGTTAACCCGCTCAAAGTGGAAATCAGATTGTTCGAGAAATTATTTCTTTCAGAG AATCCTGTGGAGCTTGAGGATTGGCTGGGTGATCTCAACCCACGATCAAAGGAAGTGATAAAGGGTGCCTATGCCGTGCCTTCGCTTGCAACTGCAGCGCTGGGGGACAAATTTCAGTTTGAACGCCTCG GTTACTTTGCTGTGGATTCCGACTCGACGGCTGAGGAACTTGTGTTCAACAGAACCGTTACTCTACGGGATTCCTATGGAAAAGCTGGACCCAAGTGA
- the LOC127772675 gene encoding uncharacterized protein LOC127772675 produces the protein MSGGQDEGSGDLGSPKLAQDHHIMDLGDNSKIKRARATNWPTVMSKFVLDWYLQKKKEMPPKTKFKKMHHHYCTSVLNARFETTFTVDQVHRHFRRFKEVWNIVARYMNVSGSRFDKKHKMLILPPSTLASLPIAERAILVKPIPFFDHIQALFGEWSVDAAPVTDPIEAADINDDDMEILDPLNMMANCADARDPDGADLDKFVLEDEDDCHEVAASSDAVPCEVMSDTSAPSAQPSGSFAESTMAALKPGLKKCKVVSRTKTTPNPKPQAPVPHDGRKADMVKSTLAGIRDTPAKPIRAAPASSDPNAPLWNMLKEIPLTPADRLSVGICLCKPEFEVHRSFFMNMGREYLEAWAHKFLSGGEPGSL, from the exons ATGTCCGGCGGCCAAGACGAGGGCTCGGGTGATTTGGGTTCGCCGAAGCTAGCGCAAG ACCATCACATCATGGACTTGGGTGACAACTCTAAGATCAAAAGGGCAAGAGCCACGAATTGGCCTACAGTCATGTCAAAGTTTGTGCTTGATTGGTACCttcagaagaagaaggagatgccACCCAAGACCAAGTTCAAGAAGATGCACCACCATTATTGCACATCCGTACTAAATGCTAGATTTGAGACAACTTTCACTGTTGATCAGGTCCACCGCCACTTTAGGCGCTTCAAGGAGGTTTGGAATATTGTGGCCCGTTATATGAATGTGAGTGGGAGTAGGTTTGACAAGAAACACAAAATGCTAATACTACCTCCTTCAACTTTGGCTAGTCTACCT ATAGCAGAGCGTGCAATTCTCGTTAAACCAATTCCATTCTTCGATCATATACAAGCTCTCTTTGGTGAGTGGTCAGTGGATGCTGCCCCTGTGACAGACCCAATTGAAGCTGCTGACATTAACGATGATGACATGGAAATCCTGGATCCGTTGAACATGATGGCAAATTGTGCAGATGCAAGGGACCCTGATGGGGCAGACTTGGACAAGTTTGTTTTGGAGGATGAAGATGACTGTCATGAGGTGGCAGCAAGTAGTGATGCAGTGCCTTGTGAAGTGATGTCTGACACTAGTGCACCATCTGCCCAGCCATCTGGATCCTTTGCTGAGAGCACAATGGCTGCTCTCAAGCCTGGATTGAAGAAGTGCAAAGTAGTCAGCAGAACAAAAACAACCCCAAACCCAAAACCGCAGGCACCCGTTCCACATGATGGCAGGAAGGCGGATATGGTAAAGAGTACCTTAGCTGGGATCCGTGACACCCCTGCAAAACCAATACGAGCAGCACCGGCATCATCAGACCCAAATGCTCCTCTATGGAACATGCTGAAAGAAATCCCACTGACACCTGCTGATAGACTCTCAGTTGGAATTTGCCTTTGTAAACCAGAGTTTGAAGTGCATCGAAGCTTTTTCATGAACATGGGTAGGGAGTACCTTGAAGCTTGGGCCCATAAGTTCTTATCTGGAGGTGAGCCTGGATCCTTATAG
- the LOC127773017 gene encoding probable WRKY transcription factor 51 — protein MAASVGLNPEAFFFSNSYSYSSSPFMASYTPELSAAAIDADLFSGELDFDCSLPAPTFAGAGQEYPENENTMMRYESEEKMRARVNGRIGFRTRSEVEILDDGFKWRKYGKKAVKNSPNPRNYYRCSTEGCNVKKRVERDREDHRYVITTYDGVHNHASPAAAAAALQYAAAAGDYYSPPLSSAGSPPAAYSAGGSLLF, from the exons ATGGCGGCTTCCGTAGGACTGAACCCTGAAGCTTTCTTCTTCAGCaactcctactcctactcctcATCCCCTTTCATGGCCAGCTACACGCCGGAGctctcggccgccgccatcgacgccgacttattctccggcgagctcgatTTCGACTGCTCTCTCCCGGCTCCAACCTTCGCCGGGGCTGGGCAGGAGTACCCGGAAAATGAAAACACTAT GATGAGGTACGAGAGCGAGGAGAAGATGAGGGCGAGGGTGAACGGGAGGATCGGGTTCAGGACGAGGTCAGAGGTGGAGATTCTTGATGATGGCTTCAAGTGGAGGAAGTACGGCAAGAAAGCTGTCAAGAACAGCCCAAATCCAAG AAACTACTACCGGTGCTCGACGGAGGGGTGCAACGTGAAGAAGCGAGTGGAGAGAGACCGGGAGGACCACCGCTACGTCATCACCACCTACGACGGCGTCCACAACCAcgcgagccccgccgccgccgccgcggcgctgcagtacgccgccgccgccggcgactacTACAGCCCGCCGCTCAGcagcgccggctcgccgccggccgcctatTCGGCAGGCGGCTCGCTGCTCTTCTGA